One window from the genome of Magnolia sinica isolate HGM2019 chromosome 4, MsV1, whole genome shotgun sequence encodes:
- the LOC131243208 gene encoding plastocyanin, translating to MATMITSAAITIPSFTNLKVGQSTKAAAPTKLATSPAPTVAIKASLKEVGIAVVATAASAVLASNALAIEVLLGGSDGSLAFLPNEFSVSAGEKIVFKNNAGFPHNVVFDEDEVPSGVDVSKISMSEEDLLNGPGEVYSVTLDAKGTYSFYCSPHQGAGMTGKVTVN from the coding sequence ATGGCCACCATGATCACCTCAGCTGCAATCACCATCCCTTCATTCACCAACCTCAAGGTAGGCCAATCCACCAAAGCAGCGGCCCCCACAAAGCTGGCCACCTCCCCAGCCCCGACGGTGGCAATCAAAGCCTCACTCAAAGAAGTGGGAATTGCAGTTGTAGCCACTGCCGCAAGTGCTGTGCTCGCCAGCAACGCCCTCGCTATCGAGGTGTTGCTGGGTGGGAGCGACGGGTCGCTGGCCTTCCTGCCCAATGAATTTTCCGTCTCAGCTGGGGAGAAGATTGTCTTCAAGAACAACGCGGGGTTCCCTCACAACGTGGTGTTCGATGAAGATGAGGTGCCCTCAGGTGTCGATGTTTCGAAGATATCGATGAGCGAGGAGGATCTCCTCAACGGGCCCGGTGAGGTGTACTCTGTAACGTTGGATGCAAAAGGTACTTACAGCTTCTACTGTTCACCTCACCAGGGTGCAGGCATGACTGGGAAAGTGACAGTTAATTAG